From Watersipora subatra chromosome 2, tzWatSuba1.1, whole genome shotgun sequence, one genomic window encodes:
- the LOC137387173 gene encoding achacin-like codes for MAGSGDADYDVVIIGGGISGLYTAWRLGNTTKLKILVLEATDRLGGRFLTCEMPGGFNADLGAMRFSPDCHPLLDSLLKHLEVSSRTLVQVDDEKNVFNYFIRNKHLRTIDEVKNVFSISDSELEHASAAFRLDFGKPKGFGLEVNEDGDYSTSIVQSTGQLAQDVSIAQYLLETNNSELYNLARTLFPPRGWPLSIAESFLNQLCKHWDVVKMVDGGYEQIIRAISSSLSTCPTVHVKHEMKVKSITEKEGLFSVKLAKNEVSCKKVIFACSHTGLQSIRLEHQESRQEKLNHMMNKIELVPSFKIYLTYRRAWWEDGGVFEGNVTSDWPNQLCVIFGDSGQTKSYATLVAAYTYENVELYRNLDIEANKRFVCTAGDVRRELVPSKVLVDHVHKALKKIMSCPHVKDQPVCAARMFWGTDTQGATSYYPKCGVDSNQLHWDSLKPFEDADMYITGDLFPAWDEKGVNLGFTEMPLLTAERILTNHFGLEPFVDGICVRNLWPK; via the exons ATGGCAGGTAGTGGAGATGCAGACTACGATGTTGTTATAATCGGAGGAGGCATTTCGGGCCTCTATACAGCATGGAGGCTAGGAAACACTACCAAGCTCAAGATCTTGGTGCTTGAGGCAACTGACAGGTTGGGTGGCCGCTTTCTAACTTGTGAGATGCCTGGAGGATTTAACGCTGACCTGGGAGCTATGAG ATTCAGTCCAGATTGCCACCCTTTGTTGGACAGCCTGCTAAAGCATCTGGAGGTATCAAGCAGGACCTTGGTTCAGGTCGATGATGAGAAAAATGTGTTCAACTACTTCATACGAAACAAACACTTGAGAACTATCGACGAGGTTAAAAATGTCTTCTCGATCTCCGACAGCGAATTGGAGCATGCGTCTGCTGCATTCCGGCTAGATTTCGGCAAGCCCAAAGGATTTGGCCTTGAAGTAAATGAAGATGGTGATTACTCCACAAGTATTGTTCAATCGACTGGACAACTCGCTCAAGATGTTAGCATTGCGCAATATTTGCTTGAAACTAACAATTCGGAGCTTTATAACCTCGCCAGGACTTTATTTCCACCCCGTGGATGGCCTCTTTCAATTGCAGAATCTTTTCTTAACCAGCTTTGTAAGCATTGGGATGTTGTGAAAATGGTAGATGGAGGCTATGAGCAAATAATACGAGCTATCTCCTCTTCTCTTAGTACCTGCCCGACTGTGCATGTTAAACATGAAATGAAGGTCAAGTCTATCACTGAAAAAGAAGGGTTATTCTCTGTAAAACTGGCCAAAAATGAAGTTTCATGCAAGAAGGTCATATTTGCGTGCAGTCACACCGGGCTTCAAAGTATTCGCCTGGAACACCAAGAGAGTCGACAAGAGAAGCTGAATCATATGATGAATAAAATTGAGCTGGTGCCTAGTTTCAAAATTTATCTCACGTACCGGCGGGCATGGTGGGAAGATGGAGGCGTTTTTGAGGGCAACGTGACTTCTGATTGGCCAAACCAACTCTGCGTTATATTTGGGGATTCTGGTCAAACAAAGTCATACGCGACTCTTGTAGCAGCATATACTTATGAAAATGTGGAGCTCTACCGAAATCTAGATATAGAAGCGAACAAAAGGTTTGTTTGCACAGCCGGTGATGTTCGCAGGGAACTAGTTCCAAGCAAAGTTCTGGTTGACCATGTTCATAAGGCATTAAAGAAAATCATGA gCTGCCCTCATGTTAAGGACCAGCCTGTGTGTGCTGCAAGAATGTTTTGGGGAACAGATACACAAGGCGCTACCTCCTATTATCCCAAATGCGGAGTCGATAGCAACCAACTGCATTGGGACAGCCTTAAACCTTTTGAAGATGCTGATATGTACATCACTGGTGATTTGTTTCCCGCTTGGGATGAGAAAGGAGTCAATCTCGGTTTCACAGAGATGCCATTGCTTACAGCAGAACGAATTCTCACAAACCACTTTGGTTTGGAGCCGTTTGTAGATGGAATTTGTGTTCGAAACCTCTGGCCAAAGTAG